A genomic window from Gossypium hirsutum isolate 1008001.06 chromosome D12, Gossypium_hirsutum_v2.1, whole genome shotgun sequence includes:
- the LOC107946088 gene encoding uncharacterized protein isoform X3, giving the protein MVETRRSSSSSKRPLSSSPVTSNHISSKRSKASELASSPSNGATGSGSVKESGSDSPVTELRSSDLRVSDVAKADDGSVPTDKSADADVENVSLVSAGTLVGEAAVDAEKAEGLSGRVKKKPAKSGSKVPWGKLLSQHSQNPHLVMCGTPFTAGQSRQCNLCLKDSNISNVLCKVKHIESNGTSIALLEVTGGKGAVQVNGRTYRKNATLILNAGDELIFTTTGDHAYIFQQLTSDNLDAPGIPSVSTLEAQTAPIKGIIEARSRDSSAVNGAATILTSLSTKKNPEMSNLPSGCNMLDDCVPEVDMKDNAGNSDPATASARQKTVAPDATNENPNLDRLGLDDSMDAGNMKIPGAGSIAKILDEQREIRKMLKEFDPPTTSISAKRQAFKDALQEGILSPDNIDISFENFPYFLSNTTKNVLIASTYVHLKCNKFAKYASDLPTMSPRILLSGPAGSEIYQETLAKALAKHFGARLLVVDSLLLPGGSTSKEAVSLKETSRAERASIYAKRAVQAAVSQQKRATSSVEADITGASSLHVLPKQEVSTATSKNYTFKKGDRVKFVGTTSPSTLSSLQPALRGPTIGVRGKVVLAFEENGSSKIGVRFDRSIPEGNDLGGLCEEDHGFFCTASSLRLEPGGDDVDKPVNEIFEVAFNESKSNPLILFVKDIEKSMAGNTDVYTSLKSKLENLPANVVVIGSHAQMDNRKEKSHPGSLLFTKFGANQTALLDLAFPDNFGRLHDRSKETPKTMKQVTRLFPNKVTIQLPQDEALLLDWKQQFERDSETLKAQSNIVSLRSVLNRSGLDCPDLESLSIKDQSLANESVEKVVGWALSHHFMHSSEALVKDAKLIISAESIKYGLSILQGIQSESKSLKKSLKDVVTENEFEKKLLGDVIPPSDIGVSFDDIGALENVKDTLKELVMLPLQRPDLFCKGQLTKPCKGILLFGPPGTGKTMLAKAVATEAGANFINISMSSITSKWFGEGEKYVKAVFSLASKIAPSVIFVDEVDSMLGRRENPGEHEAMRKMKNEFMVNWDGLRTKDRERVLVLAATNRPFDLDEAVIRRLPRRLMVNLPDAPNREKILRVILAKEELSSNVDLEAIANMTEGYSGSDLKNLCVTAAHCPIREILDKEKKERASAVAEDRPAPSLYSSADIRSLKMDDFKYAHEQVCASVSSESTNMNELLQWNELYGEGGSRKKKPLSYFM; this is encoded by the exons ATGGTTGAAACGCGACGGAGTTCTTCCTCTTCCAAACGCCCCCTTTCTTCTTCCCCCGTTACATCTAATCATATTTCTAGTAAACGATCCAAG GCGTCTGAGCTAGCGTCGTCTCCCTCCAACGGAGCGACGGGTTCTGGGTCGGTTAAGGAATCCGGGTCGGACTCACCTGTAACGGAGCTTCGGTCCTCTGATCTGCGGGTATCTGATGTGGCTAAGGCCGATGATGGGTCTGTCCCCACCGATAAGTCTGCCGATGCTGACGTAGAGAACGTTAGTTTAGTGTCTGCGGGGACCTTAG TAGGTGAAGCTGCTGTTGATGCGGAGAAAGCCGAGGGGCTTAGCGGTCGGGTTAAGAAGAAGCCAGCGAAATCAGGTTCTAAAGTTCCATGGGGAAAGCTTCTTTCCCAGCACTCTCAG AATCCTCACCTGGTCATGTGTGGCACGCCATTCACTGCTGGCCAAAGCCGTCAGTGTAACTTATGTCTTAAAGATTCCAATATTAGCAACGTTTTGTGCAAAGTGAAGCACATAGAG AGCAATGGCACTTCTATTGCATTACTAGAAGTTACAGGAGGAAAAGGTGCTGTCCAGGTTAATGGAAGGACTTACCGTAAAAATGCTACTTTAATTCTGAATGCAGGTGATGAATTGATTTTCACTACCACAGGAGATCATGCTtat ATATTTCAGCAGCTCACCAGTGATAACTTAGATGCTCCAGGCATACCTTCTGTTAGTACTTTAGAAGCTCAGACTGCTCCTATAAAAGGGATTATTGAAGCACGGTCGAGGGATTCATCAGCTGTTAATGGTGCAGCAACAATATTGACCTCCTTGTCAACAAAAAAGAATCCAGAGATGTCCAATTTACCTTCTGGTTGCAACATGTTGGATGACTGTGTTCCAGAAGTTGACATGAAGGACAATGCTGGTAATAGTGATCCAGCAACTGCTTCTGCAAGGCAGAAAACTGTTGCTCCCGATGCTACCAATGAAAACCCGAATCTTGACAGGCTTGGATTGGATGATAGTATGGATGCTGGCAATATGAAAATCCCTGGGGCAG GCAGCATAGCCAAAATTCTTGACGAGCAAAGGGAAATTAGAAAGATGCTTAAGGAATTTGATCCTCCTACAACTTCAATATCTGCTAAGCGGCAAGCATTTAAAGATGCTTTACAGGAAGGCATTCTCAGTCCGGATAATATAGACATCTCATTTGAAAATTTCCCATATTTTTTAAG TAATACGACAAAGAATGTGTTGATAGCCTCAACCTATGTGCATTTGAAGTGTAATAAATTTGCAAAGTATGCATCAGATCTTCCCACCATGAGTCCTCGAATATTATTATCTGGTCCTGCAG GTTCTGAAATATATCAGGAGACTTTGGCAAAGGCACTTGCAAAGCATTTTGGTGCTAGATTGCTTGTTGTTGATTCTCTTCTGTTGCCTGGT GGATCAACATCAAAGGAAGCTGTTAGTTTGAAAGAAACTTCAAGGGCTGAAAGGGCATCTATATATGCCAAAAGAGCTGTTCAAGCTGCTGTGTCGCAGCAGAAGAGAGCAACTTCTAGTGTAGAAGCTGATATAACAGGTGCTTCTTCACTCCATGTTTTGCCAAAGCAGGAAGTATCTACCGCTACATCTAAAAACTATACATTTAAGAAAG GTGATAGGGTTAAGTTCGTAGGTACCACATCACCTTCTACACTTTCCTCTCTACAACCTGCTTTAAG GGGACCTACAATTGGTGTACGGGGAAAAGTAGTCCTTGCTTTCGAAGAAAATGGTTCCTCAAAAATCGGGGTCAGATTTGACAGGTCTATTCCTGAAGGCAATGACCTTGGTGGTCTTTGTGAAGAAGATCATGGTTTCTTCTGTACTG CTAGCTCACTGCGCTTGGAACCAGGAGGTGATGATGTTGACAAGCCGGTTAATGAAATTTTTGAG GTCGCATTCAATGAAAGCAAAAGCAATCCCTTGATATTGTTTGTGAAAGACATAGAGAAGTCTATGGCTGGAAATACAGATGTATATACTTCCTTGAAGAGTAAGCTTGAGAATTTGCCAGCAAATGTTGTAGTAATTGGTTCTCATGCTCAGATGGACAATCGTAAGGAAAAA TCTCACCCTGGCAGTCTTTTGTTCACTAAGTTTGGAGCGAACCAGACTGCTTTGCTTGATCTTGCATTTCCA GATAATTTTGGCAGACTTCATGACAGAAGCAAAGAAACACCTAAAACCATGAAACAAGTAACTCGCCTTTTCCCTAACAAAGTGACGATCCAGTTGCCTCAG GATGAGGCTTTActtttggattggaagcagcaATTTGAGCGGGACAGTGAAACTCTTAAAGCACAGTCAAACATTGTTAGCCTTCGCTCT GTTCTCAATCGAAGTGGTTTGGACTGCCCCGACCTTGAATCACTTTCCATTAAAGATCAAAGTCTTGCAAATGAGA GTGTGGAGAAAGTGGTAGGCTGGGCATTGAGTCACCACTTCATGCATTCTTCAGAAGCTTTGGTCAAAGATGCTAAACTCATAATTTCAGCTGAaag CATCAAATATGGGTTGAGCATTTTGCAAGGAATTCAAAGCGAAAGCAAAAGCTTGAAGAAATCACTTAAG GATGTGGTCACTGAGAATGAGTTTGAGAAGAAACTCCTTGGTGATGTTATTCCACCAAGTGATATTGGGGTTAGCTTTGATGATATTGGAGCCCTTGAGAATGTCAAGGATACCTTGAAGGAATTGGTGATGCTTCCACTGCAAAGGCCTGATTTGTTTTGCAAGGGACAGTTGACAAAG CCTTGTAAAGGAATACTGCTGTTTGGGCCTCCTGGTACTGGAAAAACAATGCTTGCCAAAGCTGTTGCAACTGAAGCTGGTGCAAACTTTATTAACATATCAATGTCCAGCATTACTTCTAAG TGGTTTGGTGAAGGAGAGAAATATGTTAAAGCTGTTTTTTCACTCGCCAGTAAAATTGCACCTAGTGTTATTTTTGTTGATGAG GTTGATAGCATGTTAGGGAGACGGGAGAATCCAGGTGAACATGAGGCTATGCGTAAAATGAAGAATGAATTTATGGTAAATTGGGATGGTCTCCGTACGAAGGATAGAGAACGAGTGTTGGTTCTTGCGGCTACAAACCGGCCATTTGACCTTGATGAGGCAGTCATTCGGAGGCTTCCTCGAAG ATTGATGGTTAATTTGCCAGATGCTCCAAATCGAGAAAAAATTCTAAGAGTTATATTGGCAAAAGAGGAATTGTCATCCAATGTTGATTTGGAAGCTATTGCAAATATGACTGAAGGATATTCTGGAAGTGACCTGAAG AACCTCTGCGTGACTGCTGCACATTGTCCCATACGAGAAATTTTGGATAAGGAAAAGAAG GAGAGAGCTTCGGCAGTGGCTGAGGATAGACCTGCACCTTCGTTGTATAGCAGTGCTGACATTCGTTCTCTGAAGATGGATGATTTTAAATATGCACATGAGCAG GTTTGTGCAAGTGTGTCATCAGAGTCTACAAATATGAATGAGCTGCTTCAATGGAATGAATTATATGGAGAAGGTGGATCAAGGAAGAAAAAACCCTTAAGCTACTTCATGTAG